From a region of the Haematobia irritans isolate KBUSLIRL chromosome 4, ASM5000362v1, whole genome shotgun sequence genome:
- the LOC142235305 gene encoding peritrophin-44-like — MGHFEEKLFFIEIFVCIFVISINCDEVPDTTSDNLTELCEKQNFEKLFIPDPSDPHKFIVCTNNVGTSYKCENNECFDDAASKCNANCPVINSNPCSGMSMFDIDVENCQSYYICMGTNQSPIRIQCPDHQHYSDALQKCTSALEADCLPLNKWCKNKPNGLRFEAPKCFEYYECRNGTTSLASCPYNQYFDKDNGLCIPGICTNNDDSTSERIPVCSSANEGLKLPHTICYKYFVCLNGITYTGQCASGYYFHEISKSCVDDVDDICNDN, encoded by the exons ATGGGACATTTCGAGG aaaaattattcTTTATTGAGATCTTTGTGTGTATCTTTGTGATCTCCATAAATTGTGATGAGGTACCTGATACCACTTCGGACAATCTCACTGAG CtatgtgaaaaacaaaatttcgaaaaactttTTATTCCTGATCCCAGTGATCCACATAAATTCATAGTATGTACAAATAATGTCGGTACCTCCTATAAATGTGAAAATAATGAATGCTTTGATGACGCTGCTTCTAAGTGTAATGCCAATTGTCCTGTAATAAATTCTAATCCTTGCAGTGGAATGTCTATGTTTGACATTGATGTTGAAAATTGCCAAAGCTATTATATTTGTATGGGCACTAATCAAAGTCCCATTCGTATACAATGTCCTGACCATCAACACTACTCGGATGCTTTGCAGAAGTGTACATCAGCCCTAGAAGCCGATTGCCTGCCCCTGAACAAATGGtgtaaaaataaaccaaatggTCTGAGATTCGAGGCCCCAAAATGTTTTGAATATTACGAATGTCGAAATGGGACAACATCCTTGGCATCGTGTCCTTATAATCAATACTTTGATAAGGACAATGGATTATGTATTCCAGGTATATGCACAAATAATGATGATTCGACCAGCGAAAGGATACCAGTATGCTCCAGTGCTAACGAGGGTCTCAAATTGCCCCACACCatttgctataaatattttgtgtgcTTGAATGGTATAACCTATACAGGACAATGTGCCAGTGGTTATTATTTTCACGAAATATCGAAATCTTGTGTAGATGATGTCGATGATATTTGTAATGATAATTAA
- the LOC142234792 gene encoding uncharacterized protein LOC142234792 has protein sequence MEKETLLLFLTVLCLSYGPAQASILDAEDPKDALCYSKRDGTLLDITDTCNSYIYCLTEKAITINCPSGMGFSSSYGGCLNYSQSDCVTTDGKTDGHPDEMKISNGSTTVDQDSTVDWLICYSKPDGTTFPIKGDCQLFIYCLAEIPLPIPCLFGTAFNTSVGYCVNYQDSDCVDTATTTTTASVSESTSYPTTTRTNPTGIPQSSTPSTTSGETPTTLRPTSDVTFSTPTTVTIPTPSTTSAATPTTLRPTSEVTFTTPTTAATPTTLRPTSEVTFTTPSTAATPTTLRPTSEVTFTTPTTAATPTTLRPTSEVTFTTPTTAATPTTLRPTSEVTFSTPTSAATPTTLRPTSEVTLTTPTTAATPTTLRPTSEVTFSTPTSAATPTTLRPTSEVTFTTPTSAATPTTLRPTSEVTFSTRTSAATPTTLRPTSEVTFTTPTSAATPTVTTTAELPIIKPLISTVTIPSSRNTPSSTVTNTVEVTTDPPEMSTTCDPSSSNNPTSTNITKLPPTPPSPTLSTTNTPSSTGSTSTTQGPPTPATPSTPPSPPLPLTSAHAGSTITTSDPVLISTTEEPGTSSSPANGNTDGPTNDPTETTTMRPQTTVDPPITQTPSTIDTPRSTSSTSHPTTQPQPTSTVSNNNSIDPSVATLMEQLCKGKKAGTRVPYPGSKMEFIICPIPTPEIVQCPINTQFDSSTGQCQSNLDFIDMPGCSDLPYGQAIAYEGDCTKYYLCFGNKAMNKIWQCAENWFFSEPLGSCVPADLYQCPW, from the exons ATGGAGAAAG aaactCTCCTTCTTTTCCTAACTGTTTTATGCCTATCATATGGCCCAGCACAAGCTTCTATACTGGATGCTGAAGATCCCAAGGATGCCCTATGCTATTCGAAACGAGATGGTACACTCTTGGATATTACCGATACTTGCAACAGTTACATCTATTGTCTAACCGAAAAGGCCATAACCATAAATTGCCCGTCGGGTATGGGTTTCAGTTCAAGCTATGGTGGATGTTTGAATTATTCCCAATCGGATTGTGTCACCACCGATGGAAAAACCGATGGCCACCccgatgaaatgaaaatttcaaatggcAGTACAACTGTGGATCAAGATTCCACTGTTGATTGGTTAATATGCTATTCGAAACCTGATGGTACCACCTTTCCCATTAAAGGAGATTGCCAGTTATTCATTTATTGTCTGGCAGAGATACCATTGCCTATACCATGTCTGTTTGGTACAGCTTTCAATACATCGGTTGGCTATTGTGTCAACTATCAGGATTCCGATTGTGTAGAtactgcaacaacaacaacaacagcatcgGTATCTGAATCGACATCCTATCCAACAACCACAAGAACAAATCCAACTGGAATTCCGCAATCGTCTACACCTTCGACAACTTCTGGCGAAACTCCAACTACACTACGTCCTACATCGGATGTAACGTTTAGCACTCCGACCACGGTTACTATTCCTACACCTTCGACAACTTCTGCTGCAACACCAACGACCCTACGTCCTACATCGGAAGTAACATTTACTACTCCTACTACTGCTGCAACACCAACGACCCTACGTCCTACATCGGAAGTAACATTTACTACTCCTTCTACTGCTGCAACACCAACGACGCTACGTCCTACATCGGAAGTAACATTTACTACTCCTACTACTGCTGCAACACCAACGACCCTACGTCCTACATCGGAAGTAACATTTACTACTCCTACTACTGCTGCAACACCAACGACGCTACGTCCTACATCGGAAGTAACATTTAGTACTCCTACTTCTGCTGCAACACCAACGACCCTACGTCCTACATCGGAAGTAACATTAACTACTCCTACTACTGCTGCAACACCAACGACCCTACGTCCTACATCGGAAGTAACATTTAGTACTCCTACTTCTGCTGCAACACCAACGACCCTACGTCCTACATCGGAAGTAACATTTACTACTCCTACATCTGCTGCAACACCAACGACGCTACGTCCTACATCGGAAGTAACATTTAGTACTCGTACTTCTGCTGCAACACCAACGACCCTACGTCCTACATCGGAAGTAACATTTACTACTCCTACTTCTGCTGCAACACCAACTGTAACAACAACTGCAGAATTACCTATCATAAAACCTCTAATCTCTACAGTTACCATACCATCATCTAGAAATACTCCATCTTCTACGGTTACGAATACAGTTGAGGTTACTACTGATCCTCCTGAGATGTCTACTACCTGCGATCCATCTTCCAGCAATAATCCAACTTCCACTAATATTACAAAATTGCCTCCAACACCACCTTCTCCAACGTTGTCCACCACTAATACACCCAGTTCTACAGGATCAACTTCCACGACACAAGGACCTCCAACTCCGGCTACACCATCAACTCCTCCATCTCCACCATTACCATTAACAAGTGCTCATGCTGGATCTACAATAACGACAAGTGATCCCGTATTGATAAGCACTACTGAAGAACCTGGAACATCTTCTTCGCCAGCAAATGGCAACACAGATGGGCCCACCAATGATCCCACCGAAACAACAACCATGAGACCTCAGACTACAGTTGATCCTCCAATAACACAGACACCTTCCACCATTGATACACCTCGCTCAACTTCATCTACTTCGCATCCAACAACTCAACCTCAACCAACATCTACAGTATCGAATAACAATAGTATTGACCCATCTGTGGCTACCCTCATGGAACAGCTATGCAAGGGTAAAAAGGCTGGTACACGTGTTCCATATCCTGGTAGTAAAATGGAATTTATCATTTGTCCCATACCTACGCCAGAAATAGTCCAGTGTCCCATAAACACTCAATTCGATTCATCAACCGGACaatgtcaatcaaatttggacttTATAGATATGCCAGGATGTAGCGATCTGCCTTATGGCCAGGCTATAGCATATGAGGGAGATTGCACCAAATATTATCTATGCTTTGGCAACAAAGCCATGAATAAAATATGGCAATGTGCAGAGAATTGGTTCTTTAGTGAACCTTTGGGTAGTTGTGTTCCAGCAGATCTTTATCAATGCCCTTGGTGA